Below is a genomic region from Lutra lutra chromosome 5, mLutLut1.2, whole genome shotgun sequence.
TAGACAGGGgtgcgggtggggtggggacaccTCTGTTCTCTCCCCCAGAGACCAGCAGAGCCCTTAGTTCTTGTCTCTTCCCAAACTTTGGCTTGGTCATGAGTCACAGGTCTAGGTATTCTGGCCTCATGCCAAAGGTTATCACCCAATAACAGCACAAAGTCCTATAAGTGATTTTTGTCTCAACCTCCAtgtcccagaggcagagagaatctgtCAGCCTAGCTTGGGTTAGGTGTTTCCTTTCAGCTCAGTTGGCTGTGTTGACAATGGGGTGAGCTCGGGGGTGTGGGGCTGGCTGGGTTTCCTTCTAAGATGGGATGTGCATGGTGGGAGTGCCTGAAGTGTCTCTTAGATGGCCTTTAGGGGGGTGGGAAAGGGGTGAGTGGGTGGGCAGAGTCTGCCTGATATAGAAAGTGTTAAAGATCATGGACAAGTAAGCAGGGTTCTGTGGGAGTGGGGAGTCAGCAGTCTTGTGTAGCCAGACAAGATGGTGGGATTCTAAGACCTCTGGGggatgtggagaagaggaggaagtggcTGAGCAGAGGCCAGGAAGGTGATTCAGATGGGGCAGGGCATGGGCAATGGGATGGGGGGCAGGAAGCACTAGTTAGGACTGGGGAAGCTTGTTCACTAGGGTTTATCAACAAGCGCCCCACTGGGGGTCTCTCTGTGTATGTCCTATTACCTTCCTGGGCTGATTGCATACTCCTTGAGGGTGGGGTTTCCCATTGTGAAAAGTTTCCTATTATTCCTGGCCATGGATTGGGCATGGGGTATGACATGAATAAGGTCCTGGGCATGAGGCTGCAAAGGTGAATCCTCTGGGAGCTTCTCTCTAAGGAGATACCAGGACTggctggagaggggtggggggccgggAGTGGGAGATCAGAGAAGGTACCTACAAAGGGTAGATGTGGTTAGTCACCTGTTTTGAAGCTCAAGGTCTGGTATATTGCGCTTTATAGTTTACAGCACACTTTTGGGAGATTATGTTTTTGGAATCTTTTAGTATAGTACTAACCAGGAAATGGGGACCGCAAGTGTTATCCTGGGCTTCTAGGTACAGACTTGCAGGTAAAGCTCAGGGTGGGGAGGTACCTCGCCCAGTGTCACACCCACAGTAGCCTGTTCTGTTGACGCTTCTGACCTGCGAAGAAGGTTCCTTTTGTcaatgcttcttttctttctgcctgattTTTCCTTGGCCATCCCAGATAGGTAGATTTTCCTGGGAGAACTGCAATGGCAGGAGGGACCCTGTGCTGCTCAAAAGCATGACTCTGGAACCTGACCCCATTAACTTTCCTGGGAACGTGACTATCAGCGCCGAGTTCCAGATCCGTGTCCCCCTCAGCAGTCCTCTGAAGGTGAGCCTGGGCATGGGCATGGTTGGGGaggtgctggagggaaggtgcGGGGGGCCATATGGCAGGGGCCCTAAAGGATGTATGTTCAGGGACCTGTGGGTAATTGTGCAATCCCGATTTCGCAGAGCAACAAAGGATGTATAGATGCATAGACTGTCTAACAGCCCCAGTCGGGCAGTGTTGTTGTGGTGCTGTTGTTAATTATAAAACAGACACATCACTTCATAAGTGACATCTAGTCACTTTGGAAATCACAAATTGCCAAAAGGTGGAGAGAAATATATCACCTGAAATCTCACTACCCAGTGATAGGGGTAAACACTTTTAACATTTGGTAGGCAAGGCTTTGGAACTGTCCCCCAATCAATCACATATAACACACATAtactttaaagactttattgatTTCCAGAGAGGGAGTGAGACTGTAGGTCTGTCCTGGTGTACTTAACAAATCTGTTATCAGACATATAGTTTGTTTCTGTGGtagttttttgtctgtttggttttattttttggctgTTAGAAACACCTTTGCTGAAATTATCCTTGTAATGTATctttttgtccttctctgattacCTAGACACAGACTTTTTAGGTCTTTCTGGTGCCTCCAGATATTTGAATCCATGTACGCTCTCCAACAGATTTGCCTTTTCCACACATCTCTTGATTCTGAGCATTTTCTAATAACGTTTTCCACTATTTTATGTCATCCCTGGGGAGGTTTGatatcttttcattaatttttttgccCTTTGTGTTTCCTTTGAGATTGACCAGTTTGATCATGTCTGTTTCCTCTGTTGGGGGTGGCTATTTCCATACTTTTTCAGAACAATAAAGGCTTTTCATTATCTATTTAACACCATACATTGTCATCCTTCTCACTACTTTGAATTGCTGCCTTTATAGCATATTCTTATATGCCCTTCTGCTTGTCCTATTGCAGCTCTACTCTGGCCCCAGTTTTATTCTGATTCTTTGAAAGGTTTTTGATTTGGAATCTATCCCTGTAACTACCCTTCAACTTGCCCGAATCACAGCCTCTATCTCGTAGGTTTCTTGTGGACAATTGCTGGATTAATAATGTGGAGAGTACTTTGCATAGGGCCTGGCCCACAAGACCTGCTCAGAAAATGTTAACTCTTGTTAATTGTTCAATTAGTGTCTTTTCCTGCCACCCCGGGACCCAGACAGAAGCCCCGGCTGTGTGTGGACTGCTCTAGGGCCCTGCCTTCCTTGGTACCTCCTTCTAAGTCTTTTCCAGGCGAgatcattgcattttttttttttttttttttagctgaactTCAACTGATAATCTAGCAGGGTCACACAAATGCCATTTCCATGTTCCTGCTGGGTCTGGGGTGCAGAACTCTCTGGCAGGTGCTCTCATGCCATCGTTAGGCAAAATGCTGGCATTTCTGTGACACTGTGCATCTGACTTGGAAGGAAAAAACTCAcaatctccttctgcccccagccTGCTTTTCTTGGCTTCTTCGAAGACTATTAAGATGGACACCACCACCCCCTTTCCTATTCCTTAATTACCTGTCAAATATTTGGGCcattgcactttttaaaaaccgTGCTCAGGTTCCCTTTACCCTACATTTCTCCTCTGTTATTTTTAGTTTCGTTCTTTTACTTTTCAGGTAATGTGCATATTAGCTATTAAATGAAAGCCACTGAACACATGTGTAGGAAAAAAGATGATTAGCCtcgttttacagataagggacaCTGAGGCTCATAGAAGGGTgcaacttgccccaggtcacgtGGTTATCAGCACATTCAAGGCTGGGTGTCCTTATGTTGTATTGTTCCCTGTTCCTCAACTCTTTCAGGCAGGGAGGTGGACTTAGCGGCTGATATGGTTGGAGGAGAATGCTCCAGAACTttcccttgctcagcagagaccccCTTTTGAGAGAGTGTCAGGACTCCAGCCCCTTATGAGCTTGGAGGCCTCAATGGCTTCCACCTCTTGTtactgaggcctagagaggagAGTGAGTGTTCCAGACCCACGGCCCATTAGCTGGAGAACCAACAcatcctctcttcctctgaccttgctgaggtggaatttttttaatgcagagtCTCATCTTGGACCTGGATGGACTTAACCCCAGCAGCAATTTGGTGTCCCAAATTCCATGAGCCAGGAGCTAggggccacccaggagctcccttttcctcttttgacTTGCTTCATAGGATCTGGAATAATTTACAACTCCCTTCTGTGGGCCCTCTCTCAAGTTCCAGCCTCCGGGACCCTGGTTTTCCCATCCTCAAGAATCATAAATTGCTGTTTTATTTGGCATTTAGCCTTATGTGGGGCTTTTAGACATGGCTTTCAGGCCTGATGgtttggcttttttcccctctaaaatcATGTACCTGCAGTGCCCCTGCCTGAGGCCTGTGGCCTTTATAACTGCCCCCTTCCCAGGGCATCACATGACTCCCCTTCACTTCCTATCAGTGTGTCTTTATCTAGAGCTTCTGTGTGCCTATCCAGGTGGGAGAGGCCAAGAGAAATCATTTTAACCTGTAAGAAATTTTTACTCTTAGGATGTCACAACGGGTCAGTGTCTTTGAGATCGTGAGATCCAATTATTCCATTGTTAGGATGGAGGAGTGGAGACCTGATGGGGAAGGGACTTGCTTATGGGTCCTGGCAGGTGCAGGGCTCCTGTCTTGATTACCTGTCAGTGCCTCTGTCTGTCTTGTTGTCGGGACAGGTTCCATGACAGAAGTTTATTTAGATTGAGCTACCTAACTGCAACAGAAGTCTTGGGCTAGAGAGATTTATGGTACCTTTTTACCCAGCCTTGAGTGCTTTCCTGAGCCATGAGAGCAAGTCGGTTGAGAACAAGGGCTGGGAAATGAGCCATGGTTTGCAGTCCCCAAATGATAGGCGTGACTGCTGCCTCAGAAGTGCCTGTTGTCCCCCCTTCCATGCATCGCCACTGAGTACCACTGATGCTGTGCTTGtcctgggtgggggaggcatgGCTCCTGGTAGATACAGCCCCACATGGGAGGACACCAGGCAGGACTTGGCCCCCACTGGTCCCCTCATCTGGGCTTTTCTGCTTAGGGCATAACTGACTCAACCATTTTCCTTGGGATATTGGTGAAACAAGGGGAGGGGAGACAGTATtggctgagggagaagggaggacagATAGTCCTACAGGAGTTAATGTTTGGCTCTCAGACACTGTGCCAAGTGTTTTATGGGCACTGTCTCACTCGATGGGATCTTGTAAGAGAGGCAGACATATCCTGCTTTTGAGGTAAGGGAATGGAAACTGAGAGAAGTGGCTCCAGGCAAGGGCAAAATACTGGAAAGTGGCAGGAATAACTTTCTAACCCAGGCCCTGTGGTTCTTCCTTGGCAGAGGGGCTGGAACAGGCTtggcaggagagcagagaggagggctgggaggggtgtgtgtgagtggggcGTGGGGGATACTGTGTGCATCAGCAGAGCGGGAGGATGTCAGTGAAGGAGACGATTTGAGTTTGTCCTCTTAGCATCCAGAGTATACTGAcatctcccttcctcctggaTTATGACATCTATGGCAGTTGGGAGACTGAGTCCACAGCCTGGAGAGCCAGCCCGAGCCCTCCAGGGTTTGTCTCAAACAGAAAAGTCCTAAGTCAAGTgagcctggaggctgggaaatatgGAATTGCTAGGATGTCAGAACTGAAAAGTGTCTTAAAATTGTGGTTTCCTGCCATAACACCCACAAGGGGTCAGATGCTCAAGTGAGCTAACATCCTCCTGCCCTTTCCTTGCTATTTTCCCTTGATATGTTTTGGGGGGTTGAGGGCACGGATATGGTCAAGAGAGACAACTCCCTCAGTGAATGCCTGGCACACATCCGGCACAGCTGGGACTGTCTGCGTTGAAATCCTGGCCACTTCTAGGTCAGCCGCAACCTCTAGAATGGGAATAGCATCCTGACGGCATGGAGGTGTGAAGCACATTGTAGATCTTCTCGTCCAGCTTCTCTCTGGCTGTAGGGCTCCTCTGGTGGCTTCTCCAGCTGAGTCCAGGGAGCCCACCACTTCTTGGGGGTTAGTTCTGTCTGTTGTAACCTAGCTATGATGGTTAAGAAGGTCTTCCTTTATATCAATCCCATAGTGATCTCCCTataaattccttttgttttcttgggatgcctgggtggctcagttggttaagtgtctgccttcggcttcaggtcatgatcccagagtcctgggatcgagccccatatcaggctccctgctccatagggagtcttcttctccctctctgtgatctcttcttgctctcactctcaagtaaataaatttttaaaatgttttaaagaataaatactgtgtttGGTAGCTATACAGAGAAAATTTGATCTAAGGATAGAAAATGGTTTCTGCTCCAATTGGCTGGCAGTAGCTGAGGTCCTACACAGACAAGGGCTCTGAAGCCAAGATTGGACTGAGAAGAGAAGTCTAGGAAATGGTGCTAGTTAGCCAGTTAGCAGTTAGATGGCAAGTGCCTTGCAAATCCAGTGCCACCGATGGTAGTGACTACCTAAAGAATTCTAAGACTGAGGTTCATTGAAGggtgaaaaaaatcacagcaatgATTAATACCTGCCATGGGCACTGGAAGAGGTGCTGTTGGGATATGTGCCACCATATTGTCACTGCTATATCAGAATATCTCCAAGATCCCATCTGATTAAAAAttctttgattaaaataaaatgctgacctTTTGGAGATATAGAGAGGCTGGGATGTTTGCCTTGGAATTCATACTGTTTCAAACTCTTTCTCACCAGGTGGAATTAACTATAGAGAAGGAAATGGCCAGCTTCTGGGTCAAAGTTCCATGTATGGGCCATGCTGGTAGCTGCACCTTTGACGACATCTGCCAAATATTAGACGTTTTCATCCCCCCCGGACAGCCGTGCCCAGAGCCCCTGCATACCTATGGGCTTCCCTGCCACTGTCCCCTCAAAGCAGTAAGTACTTAGGGAAGGAGAGTATTATTTCTGTGGCTGGAGTAAAAATGTGGGGTTTGGAGAGATGGGTTCTCGCATTCTCCTTCTGCAGATCTGGATGTTTGTGGGTGAAAATTGGTGTGATCTATCCTGAATTGCTTATGTTTGGGGGGCCTTGGTTTATCCATTTGTGAACTGGGTGACTTGAGCTGCAGTGTGGCCTCCAGTGCCCATGAGATGTAACCTTCCATGCTGTGTAGTGCTCCAGCCATCTCTAATCTCACGTGGCACtcaggagagtgggaggaggggcagttcATGGCTGCAGTCTTACAGGAGAGCTCCAGGAGCGTCCCGTCAGTAGGCTCCCGCTGACCTGTGTTCCATTGGTTTTCCCGCAGGGCACCTACTCAGTGCCCAAGTCTCAGTTCACCCTGCCTGACATGGAGCTGCCCGGCTGGATCAGCTCCGGGACCTACCGCATCCAGAGCATCCTCAGCAGTGGTGAGAAACGTCTGGGCTGTTTCAGGATCTCTGCTGCTCTGAAGGGCGAGTAAAGTGGCACCAGCCACGGCAGAATGAAAGGGTATGAGGAAGATGTCCCACTTCTTCTGCCTTGCATTTGCCAAGGTCAAATTCTGACTCTCTGTCCCCTTTCAAGCCCCTTTCTACAATGATGCCACTTTCCTCACTGAAAATCCTTCTGTGCCACCTGCGTTCTAGGCTTGGGCAGGCAGCTCTGACCTGGGGAGGAGCTTGGAAACTCTTGATAGCCCATGACCTGCCAGGCCGGCCGTTTCATCTTCCTTCTCACACCTATGATTTTCTCTCTAAGAGCTTA
It encodes:
- the GM2A gene encoding ganglioside GM2 activator isoform X2 gives rise to the protein MMLKMQAPLLMALGLLLAGPAAHAHVPVRVPVNPIGRFSWENCNGRRDPVLLKSMTLEPDPINFPGNVTISAEFQIRVPLSSPLKVELTIEKEMASFWVKVPCMGHAGSCTFDDICQILDVFIPPGQPCPEPLHTYGLPCHCPLKAGTYSVPKSQFTLPDMELPGWISSGTYRIQSILSSGEKRLGCFRISAALKGE
- the GM2A gene encoding ganglioside GM2 activator isoform X1, which translates into the protein MMLKMQAPLLMALGLLLAGPAAHAHVPVRVPVNPPSQIGRFSWENCNGRRDPVLLKSMTLEPDPINFPGNVTISAEFQIRVPLSSPLKVELTIEKEMASFWVKVPCMGHAGSCTFDDICQILDVFIPPGQPCPEPLHTYGLPCHCPLKAGTYSVPKSQFTLPDMELPGWISSGTYRIQSILSSGEKRLGCFRISAALKGE